In the genome of Armatimonadota bacterium, one region contains:
- a CDS encoding V-type ATP synthase subunit D, which yields MPELISPTRMNLLQRRNQLRVAQQGVDLLKRKRDALVADFFKVVREALAARERLAAVAQDAYVFLSLAKAVEGKPALEAAAMAERRALAVDVEIRNVWGTKIPEVRVTGVRRPAAEHAPNPVATSARTMETTAKFEALLDAIFQVAITEIKLRKLGEEIKKTTRRVNALEQVVVPRIRAEIRYIAAVLEQRAREDIFRLKRIKRKLEAREAGVPA from the coding sequence ATGCCTGAGCTGATCAGTCCGACCCGCATGAACCTGCTGCAGCGGCGCAACCAGCTGCGCGTGGCGCAGCAGGGCGTCGACCTGCTGAAGCGCAAGCGCGACGCGCTGGTGGCCGACTTCTTCAAAGTCGTCCGGGAGGCGCTGGCCGCGCGCGAGCGGCTGGCCGCCGTGGCCCAGGACGCCTACGTCTTCCTCAGCCTGGCCAAGGCGGTGGAGGGGAAGCCGGCCCTCGAGGCGGCGGCCATGGCGGAGCGGCGGGCCCTGGCCGTCGACGTGGAGATCCGCAACGTCTGGGGGACGAAGATCCCGGAGGTCCGCGTGACCGGGGTGCGCCGCCCGGCGGCCGAGCACGCCCCCAACCCCGTGGCCACCAGCGCGCGCACCATGGAGACGACGGCCAAGTTCGAAGCGCTGCTGGACGCCATCTTCCAGGTGGCGATCACCGAGATCAAGCTCAGGAAGCTGGGCGAGGAGATCAAGAAGACCACCCGCCGGGTGAACGCGCTGGAGCAGGTCGTCGTCCCGCGCATCCGCGCCGAGATCCGCTACATCGCCGCGGTGCTGGAGCAGCGCGCCCGCGAGGACATCTTCCGGCTGAAGCGCATCAAGCGGAAGCTGGAGGCCCGGGAGGCGGGGGTGCCGGCGTAG
- a CDS encoding DUF881 domain-containing protein, with protein MASGAPPLVRPGAARWPLLLAGLFAVAGFLLAAQVRTELLIRRHLQVPGVRLGELGVRLQELEHRRAVLEAELAELRDQIAEAEREAAVGQSSLARQNRRVRDLRVLAGLVPLEGPGVAVELRDSPRPIRPGEDPNKTILHYTDLHAVVNDLWAAGADAVAINGERLVGTTGISCVGTTILCNTKRLAPPYRLEAIGDPDALVRYLRRPGGPLEVLEAFGFPVQVTPQARVRVPAYRGILHVTYARPQE; from the coding sequence ATGGCCTCGGGCGCTCCTCCGCTCGTCCGGCCCGGCGCGGCCCGCTGGCCGCTGCTCCTGGCCGGGCTGTTCGCCGTGGCCGGCTTCCTCCTGGCTGCCCAGGTGCGCACGGAGCTGCTCATCCGCCGCCACCTGCAGGTGCCCGGCGTGCGCCTGGGGGAGCTCGGCGTGCGCCTCCAGGAGCTGGAGCACCGGCGGGCCGTGCTGGAGGCGGAGCTGGCCGAGCTGCGTGACCAGATCGCCGAGGCGGAGCGGGAGGCGGCGGTGGGCCAGTCCAGCCTGGCCCGGCAGAACCGGCGGGTGCGCGACCTGCGCGTGCTGGCGGGGCTCGTCCCGCTGGAGGGGCCGGGGGTGGCGGTGGAGCTGCGCGACAGCCCGCGCCCCATCCGGCCCGGCGAGGACCCCAACAAGACCATCCTCCACTACACCGACCTCCACGCCGTGGTGAACGACCTCTGGGCGGCGGGCGCCGACGCCGTGGCCATCAACGGCGAACGCCTCGTCGGGACCACCGGCATCAGCTGCGTGGGGACGACCATCCTGTGCAACACCAAGCGGCTGGCCCCGCCCTACCGGCTGGAGGCCATCGGCGACCCCGACGCGCTGGTGCGCTACCTGCGCCGCCCCGGGGGGCCGCTGGAGGTCCTGGAGGCCTTCGGCTTCCCGGTCCAGGTGACCCCGCAGGCACGGGTGCGGGTGCCGGCCTACCGCGGCATCCTGCACGTCACCTACGCCCGTCCCCAGGAGTAA
- a CDS encoding small basic family protein, whose translation MWLPVIGLIVGILLGLLVSVEIPLAYVKYTAIAILAAIDTILGGVRSQLEGRFDLGIFVSGFVINAGFAAFLAGLGDLLGLDLYLGAVIAFSIRIFDNAGFIRRDLLDAYLRRPRGTGPVSG comes from the coding sequence ATGTGGTTGCCGGTGATCGGGCTGATCGTGGGCATCCTCCTGGGGTTGCTGGTCTCCGTGGAGATCCCGCTGGCCTACGTGAAGTACACCGCCATCGCCATCCTGGCCGCCATCGACACGATCCTGGGCGGCGTGCGCAGCCAGCTGGAGGGACGCTTCGACCTGGGGATCTTCGTCTCGGGCTTCGTCATCAACGCCGGCTTCGCCGCCTTCCTGGCCGGGCTGGGCGACCTGCTGGGGCTGGACCTCTACCTGGGCGCGGTCATCGCCTTCAGCATCCGCATCTTCGACAACGCCGGCTTCATCCGGCGGGACCTGCTCGACGCCTACCTGCGGCGGCCGCGCGGGACGGGCCCGGTGTCGGGGTAA
- the gap gene encoding type I glyceraldehyde-3-phosphate dehydrogenase codes for MVRVGINGFGRIGRQALRAIRERAADTVQVVALNDIADPQMNAYLFAHDSNYGAYPGTVAVRDGELVVDGQAIRVFQEREPARIPWRDAGVELVIESTGRFTKAEAARGHLTGGARKVVITAPARGEDITLNMGVNHEAYDPARHTIVSNGSCTTNALAVTAKVLSREYGIRRGLMTTVHSYTNTQRILDVVGESFRESRAAALNIIPAPTGAARAIFLVLPELQGKMDAIAMRVPTPTVSIVDLVCELERPAGDRDALNATFRRWSEEPLRGILGYTEEELVSMDFKGNPYSGVVDAGLTTVLGGNLVKVFTWYDNEWGYACRVADLVKYMAQRGL; via the coding sequence ATGGTCCGGGTGGGGATCAACGGCTTCGGCCGCATCGGCCGGCAGGCCCTGCGGGCGATCCGCGAGCGGGCCGCCGACACGGTGCAGGTCGTCGCCCTCAACGACATCGCCGACCCGCAGATGAACGCCTACCTCTTCGCCCACGACTCCAACTACGGCGCCTATCCGGGGACGGTGGCGGTGCGCGACGGGGAGCTGGTGGTGGACGGCCAGGCCATCCGGGTCTTCCAGGAGCGCGAGCCCGCGCGCATCCCCTGGCGGGACGCCGGGGTGGAGCTGGTCATCGAGTCCACCGGCCGGTTCACGAAGGCCGAGGCGGCGCGCGGCCACCTGACCGGCGGCGCCCGCAAGGTGGTCATCACCGCGCCGGCCAGGGGCGAGGACATCACCCTGAACATGGGCGTGAACCACGAGGCCTACGACCCGGCCCGCCACACCATCGTCAGCAACGGTTCCTGCACGACCAACGCCCTGGCGGTCACGGCCAAGGTCCTCAGCCGCGAGTACGGCATCCGGCGCGGCCTGATGACCACGGTCCACTCCTACACCAACACCCAGCGCATCCTGGACGTCGTCGGCGAGTCCTTCCGCGAGTCGCGGGCGGCCGCGCTGAACATCATCCCCGCGCCCACCGGGGCGGCCCGGGCGATCTTCCTGGTCCTGCCCGAGCTGCAGGGGAAGATGGACGCCATCGCCATGCGCGTGCCCACGCCCACCGTCTCCATCGTCGACCTGGTCTGTGAGCTGGAACGGCCGGCGGGCGACCGCGACGCCCTCAACGCCACCTTCCGGCGGTGGAGCGAGGAACCGCTGCGCGGGATCCTCGGCTACACCGAGGAGGAGCTGGTCTCCATGGACTTCAAGGGCAACCCCTACTCGGGCGTCGTCGACGCGGGGTTGACCACGGTGCTGGGCGGCAACCTGGTGAAGGTCTTCACCTGGTACGATAACGAGTGGGGCTACGCCTGCCGCGTGGCCGACCTGGTGAAGTACATGGCGCAGCGGGGCCTGTAG